From the Trifolium pratense cultivar HEN17-A07 linkage group LG4, ARS_RC_1.1, whole genome shotgun sequence genome, the window CTCGTACTAAATATCTTGATTTGAATCTACATTTATGAATACCATCTTTAGTCCGATGATACCATAATAAAGgctatatataatgaaaaacaTAATATTTGAAATAGGAAAACTTCATAAAACACGTTTCGAATTTCCGGGGACGGGGGGAATTTCCGAAGGCCCAAAAGCATAACCCAACATCCATTGTAGAATCCAACAATAACATATTGCATGTTATACATTTGGCTTGTTGCATGTATCACACTTGTTGTCACATGTTGTTTTCTTTAACACTTGTCTTATTGTAAGTATTTCTTTTAACACTTGTCTTCATGCATGTAAGTCTTGTAATTGTTTTTCTCCTATAAATATACTTTGAATCATTCAGGCATTAATATTCAAAGTGATTAAGTTTTCTGAACAGAAAGTCTCTAACATTTGTCTGTTGTTCAGTATTGTCATTAATTACATaagttaatatttaaaataaaaggtgCAATGTCTTCATTGTTTCAAAGAGTCGTCTTGTTGTGTGTGTTAACTTTGCTATCAGTGCACAATATTCACGGGGTTCATGATAACTCTATAGATCTTTTTAGAACTCATGTGAATGTTGTTAACACTTTAGAAGATAATTTGGACTTAACTCTTCATTGTAAATCTAAAGATGATGATCTCGGAGAACATCTTCTACATCAAAACGATAGCTTTAGTTGGAGTTTTCGCCCTAAATGGCCCATTGGCACAACACtgttcttttgttcctttgCATGGACTGGTgaatttcattattttgatatattcaTAGATGGTGATAGCGGTAGAACTGATTCTGATGATTGCAATTGGAATGTTCACAAATCAGGACCATGCAGAATTCCAGATCATGGGGAACCTATTTGCTTTCCATGGAATAAGGgtatcaaataatataatacttatttttcattatataaaGGTTGTTCTCATGATATAAAGAaataaaacttatatgcatCCTTATAAATCTTATTCTTATTTTTGTACATTCTATATATcttatcttattcttataattaCTGTGATCAAATAAAACATATaagatttattaaatatatttaaatataaattattcgGTTAAAAGTAAAGCATATTAAAATATCTAATCATTCTTAAATATTGAAAAAGATGTGCATGATTATAAGAGTTCAAAATAGTTGGTTTCATGgtatgtacattttttttagctttaTTTAAGTGTCAATTTAGTACCTCatgtaatactccctccggtccttattataaggaataatttggaaaaaacacacatatcaagaaaccttatctttcttaataaaaattctaaaattttacaatttattccaaaactaaccttggtgtattaatttatccttagggaatatatcactctaattaatgcataactttggaatggatacaatttaataagggtaaaaatggaattgtaagaataaatttaataactgtttcttataaaaaggacaaaattttttttccaaattgtttcttataaaaaggaccggagggagtattcgTTTGGAAATGATTTTCTCATTTTTGGGAGGCATGTTtagctatttttttatttgtctcaACGTGAAGTTGGTCaaatatgtcatttattttgggacggaaggagtagATTGTTATTTcatcacttttattatttttctctcttaGCTATTAGATTTATATGAATTAAGGTTGATATATTTAGTTGAGAGACATGTAGAAGTTTTGAAAGGAGAAGATTCAGATCAAGTTCTGACGTCATAAACTAAGATATTTAATGGCTTACACTATCTTTGTCAATATCATAGTCAATTAATTAAGTGTatgtttaattatattttatagaagttaaaattactattttaagagttgtaaaattaattttaacatgtttgatcattttgagtaaaattaattttggctcaggaatttattttaattttaaattataatttgtaGCTTTTAACTCTTACAATTGACTTTTTGtctcaaatttattgttcatcTTATATTTACTATgaatatattgaaatataaataattttacattctACTCACTTTTATccaaaaagtaattttatatGGTTAATTTATGTGAccccaaaaaagaaaacacactTAAACATACATTGAATAAAACAAGCCCGCAAATCTCAGCTCAACGGATTGAAATGTCAAAATTACTAGTATCGGACACTATAACCGGAGTTCAAATCTCAATCTCTCCACTTTTGATGTGCGAGTTTCCAATAAAACTTGTCATTtcatctataaaaaataaaaataaaaataaaaagcataTTTGTTTTTGTCTCTTGCTCTGCTTTTGTAAAACAGAGTACTCTGCTCCACTCTTAGTCATGGTATACATAATGGAGAGGATGCAACACTCCCATATTCTCTAtgttttccttttaaatttcatgcAAAAGAACAAGCTCATTAAAATAGGTCAAATATCATATTTGACTAAAGTTAAgctttaaaatattgttttccaaataatataagaattgGAATAATTATTACTACTTATTtacttgaacaaaaaaaaaatttactacttttttttttaatttaatgtaacTTGTCCTCTTATATGTATTCTAGCAATGATGTCATCTAAATAAACTTGTGATGTCATCTAAATATTACTCcatccggtccttaatataagatacactttactttttagattcattgcaaATCCAATGTATCTAGAAAGtcaaatttctcttatattaagaaccGGTGGGAATATGTTAAGATAACTCTAGGTGCCTTAAATATTATGACGGCATCTAGAACACCTTAGTAGTAATAACATAACTTCATTATGATGTCAGACAATATTGCTTGACAATAATTCAATTTATATATGACATTAGTACTAACTTAAATATGTACTTTTgcattatgtaccaaaaaaacataTGTACTTTTGCATTAACAAAAAGTGTATCAAACTATTTTAAGAATGAAAAAGTACACCACAAAACcatagaaaaatatatacaagattgttaaaatttttttacaaagataagagaaattatatatataaaataattagacATAAACAAAAGATAGACGGGTAACAAGTTGTGCCGTTAAAAATAAATAGCTCCAAATCAAGAGACTACCTATATATGTACGTTTCAATCgagaaaaaaataacatatagtCTTCCTGTCTTTAAAATGTTGGAAGATCTATGTTACTTTTTGCATGCATCAAGAATTTCGTGAAAGACTTCACAAATCAAATCTCTATCTGCAGTTTGCAAGAAGGTAGTTAAATCACCTTGAACATCATATATTTTACCAAATTTTACAAGATATTGCATACAACTAATCTTCAGCTTTGTTAACCGATAGAAAGATGCAAGTTGAAGTCTCTCGAGTACATTTTTCGCATCAATGTCTTCTTGAAGACTCTTTTCACACGCCTCTCTCAAGTCATAAATATCGTACTTATCTGCGGCGTGCAATAGGTCTAGTCTATGCATAAGAAATTCATCATCATTGACAGTTCCataaagaaaatttataaatgtTTGACAAGCTTCGATTGACATGTCTTCGATGTTTATGGTAGACAAATCGGTCTCCTTAACATTATGCGAAAACATGCTGCGAAAAACAGGTGATTGTGAAGCAAGAATAGCTCGATGAGCTTTTATGCTTCCCTCGGAATTAACGTTGATTGTTATGTCTGTATAAACACCTTCTCTTATCATTCGACCAAGCGATTCAAGGGCCGTTGCATtttgtattttctgtataaatCCATTAGACCAAATGGAACAAGCTTCTCCACCctttattcaaataaaaaaaaaaatagtaaatgaGGTGAAATAATAGTAATTTCATAAGAATATGTTCATATACTTTACCTTTGTACATGTAGTTTTCAAATCAAGAAACTCAATGTCAATTATAAATTTTCCAGGTAATGGAACCTCAATCTCCCAAACAAAACAATCCTTGTTGCTAAGaactttatcttttatttctgcatcataaaacaaaaaataaaacaaaaaaattaacttcaCTTATACTATAACTACcttattaaatcaaataatctttCCATTAACTAAATTACgataactttttttaatcataGAACTTAAATCACCTGATTGAGTCAAGATTTTGCTATTTCCACCATAAATACTAATTATGAAAGATGCAATTGGATAAGAATTTTCTTTGGAAATTTCTGGATATAATTCAATACGTAAACCACAATTCTTTTCCATTGATAAATGCCTACATGATCATAAGAAcaaaaattatcaatatatcaacaaatactataaaaaaaaaaaaaaaattaaaaaaaatcataaacttGAATTTACCAATTCCACATAGCTATTTTGAATGGATCAGCTTTCATATAAGTGCATGTTGATAAATTATGAACTCTCCATTGAATTAAGCGATTCATTCTTTCAACTTTGTATGCATAATCATTCATATTCTAAGATTTTCtctaattgttttttctttttatctaaaatttaAACTCAACTATAATTTCGGTATTAATTCAACAACTTCTTCATtaaatgttttcttttgaaGTATGTGGTTGGTGTTCCTCACATTTCAAGTTGACAAGTTGGTAACGTGATAAGTactaaaatgttttgttttttggaaataaaatgcttttattaagaaaaagaaggaaataACGTTATGTTGGACTAATAATgatgtgttgtgttgtgttgtgtttcaTTAAAATACGAAAAGTAGGGTAAGGTAAGGCAAGGTAGATAGACGTGACGGGAAGGAAAAGAATCGATAGATTTGTTTAATGTACTGTATACAGTATGTGTATGTATGATGATGAATTAAGATTTACGGCTATAATTATTACATGCGGTTATATACAGTTTTCAGTCTCAACTATCGATCTTAGATCAATTGGTTTATATTGAAAACAATATGTAAGTATGTCGCAGGAAATCAATCGCTACCGTTAAAATTAAATCGGACTATTCTGATTGATTATTGTGTTCTGCAATTATTGCACGAAATCTTTTTCTATGTATGATTAGAGAAAAATAAGATGGTAAGTATGTACcaatcttaaattttatttttcacaagAGGGTTTCAAACCATGTATAGTGGgcatttgaattataaatttcaaatgtataaaattaagttcaaattttttttcgtGCGAGAAAAGAAATTTGGGGGTGGAAAGAGAAATCATGGAGAGCCTCACAAAAGGCCCAAATTGGATTGTTATAAGGGCCCATACTGTGGAATGTTGAGTTGGGCATATGGACTAGCCTTGGCCCTTGGGTGAAACAATAAAGGGGGCTCAAATAGCGTTATGATAAATGGGTTTTCAGTATTTTTAGGCAGGGAatgcaaaaaaattcaaacccgagagacccacccgaaccaaACCCAAggcaacgggcgaaacccgatttgactgggtttgagtttgggtttgggttcgggtgacacccgataatatgggtgtgggtttggtatcagtcaaacccacacccgaaacccatacacccacccgaaatattttataattacctaattaccccatAGTCtctctcaatttccttggaagaccttaaattttagttgtaatttaatttcttgaaagtctatgttgtaatttcttgaaagtttatgtttgaatttccttggaagactttaattttagttgtaatttaattcaaagtctatgttgaaatttaatttcttaaatttgcaaattattttcaaatgtgctgcgggtttgggtggaaaaaacccgaacccaatgggtgtgggcgtgagtgttgttttgccacccgaacagcctttgggtttgggtgatgatttcgggtgtgggtttggtaagtgtcaagcCCGCACCCATGGGCACCCGTTGCCATCTCTATTTTTAGGGGGAAAAAATTCatttagtttttttggtttCTTCATCCATTCAATcgaatatttcattttttattttagtaagaTGTCGGTGAAATTCACGCACTTAATAAGATTGATAGGTTCAAACGTGTgggtttgatctgctaaaaaacatGAGACTGGACatgacaacttttgttgtatcctgtttgatttgaaattggttaAGAGACTGGACAAATTAAGTAGCAGGGGacaagacaaaaacaagattttttgtccctcattgaaccacgagacaactttttgtccacaataCAACTATGAAAAATAcgaaaaatactcattttattttcgaatatataaatattatcgtCTTATATCTCTGCGGTACAGTTTTATCCTATCttgtattatcttgttttgtcttgtactgttctgttaAATCCTACTGTTTTACCAATCAAACGCACCTTAAAACGTCTCTGCAATTTTCCCCTTTAGTCACGGTTATTGGGATTTTGAGTAAGTAATACATTTGCCATGGTAAAACCGTGGCTAAGATATTTTCTTGTTTCGGTTTATCAGTACCTCTTCCCTTATCTGGTGGTTAGAATTAtaccttaaaataaataacttgAGTTAGAATTCGAACCTTCGCTTCTTTTActtatataatatgatatttttatcaattgaactTAGCTTACGAACACTGTATTCGTAGACTTTATCAATGATCactaattattaaatgaatagTTTAGTCCATTTTGAATTTATGATTAAGATCCCGCAGGCAAAAAGCTCAC encodes:
- the LOC123882008 gene encoding BTB/POZ domain-containing protein At1g55760-like, whose amino-acid sequence is MNDYAYKVERMNRLIQWRVHNLSTCTYMKADPFKIAMWNWHLSMEKNCGLRIELYPEISKENSYPIASFIISIYGGNSKILTQSEIKDKVLSNKDCFVWEIEVPLPGKFIIDIEFLDLKTTCTKGGEACSIWSNGFIQKIQNATALESLGRMIREGVYTDITINVNSEGSIKAHRAILASQSPVFRSMFSHNVKETDLSTINIEDMSIEACQTFINFLYGTVNDDEFLMHRLDLLHAADKYDIYDLREACEKSLQEDIDAKNVLERLQLASFYRLTKLKISCMQYLVKFGKIYDVQGDLTTFLQTADRDLICEVFHEILDACKK
- the LOC123920769 gene encoding S-protein homolog 2-like, with the translated sequence MSSLFQRVVLLCVLTLLSVHNIHGVHDNSIDLFRTHVNVVNTLEDNLDLTLHCKSKDDDLGEHLLHQNDSFSWSFRPKWPIGTTLFFCSFAWTGEFHYFDIFIDGDSGRTDSDDCNWNVHKSGPCRIPDHGEPICFPWNKGIK